The following coding sequences lie in one bacterium genomic window:
- a CDS encoding glutamate-5-semialdehyde dehydrogenase: MEVLNLIIEMAKKAKEASYTTAKLSASTKKDLLLDMALNLEKNIEYLQEENKKDLALAKEEDLSPAFMDRLLLNEDNIKNMVQGVREVAQWPDPVGEYIWTKRRPNGLLISKVRTPLGVIAVIYESRPNVTVDAASLCLKSGNAIILRGGKEAINSNKAMVKVLKKSLMDFNLPLEIISMVEITDHQAVTILSKLDQYLDVIIPRGGENLIQAIKKEATVPVVFHGKGNCHLYLDEEANLEMASKVTINAKVQRPGVCNAIETLLVHKDIAGKILPGLIKNLQELGVEIRGCPITKEIANSIKEAKEEDWQEEYLSLILAVKVVKDIDEAISHIRKYGSLHSEGIITNSISKAYRFAQEVDASAVFINTSTRFNDGSKFGLGAEIGISTQKLHARGPMGIEELTSFKYFVLGDGQIRE, encoded by the coding sequence ATGGAAGTTTTAAATCTTATTATAGAGATGGCTAAAAAAGCTAAAGAGGCCTCATATACCACCGCTAAGCTTTCTGCTTCAACCAAGAAAGACTTGCTCCTGGATATGGCTTTAAATTTAGAGAAAAATATAGAATATCTTCAAGAAGAAAATAAGAAAGATTTAGCTTTGGCTAAAGAAGAGGATCTTTCGCCAGCCTTTATGGATCGACTTCTTCTCAACGAAGATAACATTAAAAATATGGTTCAAGGGGTGAGAGAGGTAGCTCAATGGCCAGATCCGGTAGGGGAATATATTTGGACCAAGAGAAGGCCAAATGGATTATTAATTAGCAAAGTTAGAACTCCTTTAGGAGTAATAGCTGTTATTTATGAATCTCGACCAAATGTTACTGTTGATGCTGCTTCTCTTTGCTTAAAGTCAGGAAATGCGATAATTTTAAGAGGAGGCAAAGAAGCAATTAATTCCAATAAAGCAATGGTTAAAGTTTTGAAAAAGTCTCTGATGGACTTTAATCTTCCTTTGGAGATTATCTCTATGGTAGAAATTACCGATCATCAAGCAGTTACTATTCTATCTAAACTTGACCAATATCTTGATGTCATTATTCCCCGCGGTGGAGAAAATTTAATTCAAGCTATTAAAAAAGAAGCTACCGTGCCCGTGGTCTTTCACGGTAAAGGCAACTGCCATCTTTACCTTGACGAAGAAGCAAACTTAGAAATGGCCAGCAAAGTTACAATTAATGCCAAAGTCCAAAGACCTGGGGTTTGTAACGCTATAGAAACCTTACTTGTCCATAAAGACATAGCCGGAAAAATTTTACCGGGTTTAATTAAGAATCTTCAAGAATTAGGGGTAGAAATTAGAGGATGTCCAATAACTAAAGAGATAGCCAATAGTATTAAAGAAGCTAAAGAAGAAGACTGGCAGGAAGAGTACTTAAGTTTAATTTTAGCGGTAAAAGTAGTTAAAGATATAGATGAAGCTATTTCTCATATTAGAAAATATGGTTCTTTACATTCAGAAGGTATTATTACTAATTCTATTTCCAAGGCTTATAGATTTGCTCAAGAAGTAGATGCTTCGGCTGTATTTATTAATACTTCTACCAGATTTAACGATGGTAGCAAGTTTGGATTAGGAGCAGAAATAGGAATTAGTACTCAAAAATTACATGCTCGAGGTCCTATGGGAATAGAAGAATTAACCTCCTTTAAATATTTTGTTTTAGGAGATGGTCAGATCAGAGAATGA